Within Paenibacillus albicereus, the genomic segment TATGAATAAAATTCCACCCGAAATCCGAGCTTTTTCCCCGTCCTGTCTCCCTGCGCCTCGATGATACGATGAAGCCCATGGAGGTGAGGACCAGGGAGGCGGCCCTCCGGGGGTGAAAGACATCGCGGCTTGCTTGCCGCAGATCGAAAGGGGACTTTTCATGGCATTTCAATGGTGGAGAACCAATCTGGCGGCAGCTGCGGCGCTGCTGCTGCTGCGCCTGTACGCAGGATGGAAATGGACAAGCGCCGGTTGGGGCAAGCTGACCGGCGACGAAGCCTTCAGCGCCGGCGGCTTCGTGCAGAATGCGATCGCGAATCCCGTCTTGCGCAGCGGCACGAACGAGGCGCTTTATCCGACCTATGTCTCGTTCCTAAAACATTTCGTATCGCCGCAGATGGGGCTGTTCAGCCTGCTCGTCAGCTGGGGCGAGCTGCTCGTCGGCCTGTCGCTGCTGCTCGGCCTGTTCACGACGGCGGGGGCGTTTTTCGGCCTCGTCATGAATTTTTCGTTCTTGTTCGCCGGCGCGCTCAGCCTCAACCCATGGCTGATCCTGATCGGCTTCCTGATCTTGACGGGCGGCCGCAATGCCGGGCGCTTCGGCCTCGATCCGCTCGTCCTGCCGCGGCTCGCCGCGCTTCGGCCCGGCAAAGCCCGACCGTCGTCCGCCGCAGCGTCAGGCACGGCATCTTGAGCGCGGCGTTCTTTGCCGCTTAGCGGATCGAGCAGCTAAGCAAAGCAAAAAAAGCCCCTGCGGTCGCCTCAAGGCGTACCGCAGGGGCTTGGCATGTCGCAGGCGGAGCTTCCGTCCGCCGAGCTCGGCTGGAGCCGTCGCACGGCGGCGCTGCTGCCGCTTCACGATCCGAGGCTGCTTACAGCTGGCCTTGGATCTTGTTTTTCAGAGCGTCCTTGCTCTGCACGCCGACCATCTTGTCGACCGGCTGTCCGTCCTTGAACAGGATCAGCGTCGGGATGCTCATGACGCCGAATTGGGAAGCGAGCTCAGGCTGCTCGTCGACGTTGATCTTGGCGATCGTCGCTTTTCCTTCGAGCTCCGTGCTCAGCTCTTCGACGATCGGAAGCTGCATTTTGCAAGGTCCGCACCAAGGGGCCCAGAAGTCGACCAGCGCGACGCCGTTCTGCACGCTCTCGTTGAACGTTTCTTTCGTCAGGGCTACTGCCATGTTCAATCATCCTCTCGAATAAAAGATAAGAATCGGTGCTCCGTCCTCAGCAGGTCTCGCAGCGATGAATCCGCTCCAGCACGCTCGCGATCGTCAGTCCCTGGAAGTAGTCCTCCAGCCGCTGCTCGGCTCCGCAGAAGATGCCGTTCATGACCTCCTGCATGTTGGAGCCGACCAAGCATTCGCAATCGGGATCGCCCGAGCACCAGTTCGGCATGAGCGAGCCGCGCGCGATGGCCTGGTAGATGTCGTTCAGCGTCACTTGCGCCGGCTCCGCCGTCAGGCGGTAGCCACCGCCGGAGCCTTCCCTCGTCGCCACGTAGCCGCAGCGCTTCAGGTACCCCATCACCTTGCGCACCCTCGCCGGATTCGTGCAGACGTTCTCGGCGATCGCCTCGCTCGAGGCGCTGCGCTCCGGTACGTAAGCCAAGTAGACGAGGCTGTGGACGGCAATCGTAAATTCACTGTTCATCGAGACGGCCACCCCGTTTCGTACTGTAATAATACCAGTTACAGTTGGGGCTGTCAATAGGCCCTCCCTTTCCATTAGCATGCGCGCCGGAGGGCGCGGCTACTCCTCGAGCGGGAGTCCGCACGTCCGGCAGCCGCCGGGCTAGAAGTCGAAGTTGTCCGGGTCCGGGCCGAAGCGCTTGTCCTGATTGAGCCCGTCGAGCAGCGCCATGTCCTCGTGGGAAAGCTCGAAGTCGAACACGTCGGCGTTCTCGCGGATGCGCTTTTCATGGGTGGACTTCGGAATGGTGACGACGCCGTTCTGCAGGTCCCAGCGCAGCACGATCTGAGCCGGCGTCTTGCCGTGCTTCTCCGCCAGCTCCTGGATCTGAGGCACGTCGAGGTTGCCCTGCATGAGCGGGCTCCATGCCTCCAGCACGATGCCCTGATCCTGGCAGTACTGGCGCAGCTCGACCTGGCTCAGCAGCGGATGGTACTCGACCTGATTGACCATCGGCTTGATCTCGGCGTCCTGGAGCAGGTCTTCGAGATGATGGACGTGGAAGTTGCAGACGCCGATCGCCCGCACCTTGCCGTCCTTGTACAGCTGCTCCAGCGCGCGCCAGGTGTCCTTGTACTTGCCCTTGACCGGCCAGTGGATCAGGTACAGGTCGAGCGTGTCGAGGCCGAGCTTCTCCAGGCTGTCCTGGAACGCCTTCAGCGTGCTGTCGTAGCCTTGGTCGCTGTTCCACACCTTGGTCGTGACGAACAGCTCCTCGCGCGGCACGCCGCACTCGCGGATCGCCCGTCCGACGCCTTCCTCGTTGCCGTACGCCTTGGCCGTGTCGATGCTGCGGTAGCCGGCCTTGACCGCGTCCTGAATGGACTGCTCGACCTGGCCCTCCTCCGTCACCTTCCAGACGCCGAGGCCGAGCCTCGGCATCCGCACGCCGTTGTGCAGCTCGACGGTGTCGCCGAGCCCTTGAAGTGGTACCGTCACGATGGGAACGCCTCCTTGCGCATTGTTTTCCTGCCTTTTATCGCCTCTTTATTTTACCACCGAGAGAAGGAATCAAACAAATTCGGCTCGCTCCTCTTTTCAGGAAAAAGAAAAAGACTTCTCTAGTATACGAAGTCTAGAAGAGTTGCTATAATTAACCAAGCACAACACTTGGACGGAAAAGGTAGCCTCCAGTCAGGAGGTGATGCCTATGACATTTTCGCTTCAGGAAGTGACCATGCTGGGAGTGTTTTTCCTTGCTCTGCTCACCTACTTAAAACGAAAATAACCCGTCCAAGTTAGCGCCTGGTTAACGGGTTATTCTCTGGCGAGGCAGTTACTGGAGGATTTCCATCCAAGTTTGTGCAGGGAGAGAGCGTTGGCGCGCTCTCTCTTATTTTAGGTTACCTTTATTATACACAACTTCTTTCAACCGTATACTACTTTATTAAGCATTCTGCTGTGATTTGCAGTAAACTGCAGAGATTTCCCCGTAAGAAAAACTGGGGCACGAACGACAACCGTGTCCTCTTTTCGTCGGCCGCATGCTGACCAGATCCGAAACAAAAAGCAGCGGACCGCCCGGTCCGCTGCTTGCTTTTGGTTCCTTTTTTTCAGAGCTATCTTAGTACCCGAGGTCCGTCTTCGCCTTCGCCCATTTCTTGTTCAGCTCATCCAGTCCGGCCTTCAGGTCCTTGGAGAGGAGCAGGTCCTGGATGTAGTTGCCCGTGCCGATGCCGATCTGCGCCTTGTTGGCGATCTCGGCGAACTTGTCGTTGTTCGGCAGCCCTTCGATGAAGGTCGGGTTCGCGGCTTGGAACTCGGCCAGCTGCGGCGATTCCGCCTTCTCGGACTTGAGGATCGGCATGAAGCCGGAGTCGGCCACGTAGCCGGATTCCTTGACGAAGAAGTCCGTCCAGGCGATCGCGAGCTCCTTGTTCTTGCTGTTCGCGCTTACGCCGATCATGTAGTCGCCGCCGAGCGGAGCGTTCAGCTTGCCGCTGTTGTCGTACGGGAACGGCACGAAGCCGATGTCCTCGGCCGCCGCGCCGGCGCCGATGACCTGCGGGATGACCCAGTTGCCGAGGAAGTACATCGCCGCCTTGCCGGAAGCGACCTCGCCCTTGGACATCTCCCAGTTGTTCGTGTACAGGTCCTTCTCGACCCAGCCGTTCTCGATGAAGTCGCGGCCGATCTTGGCCAGGATGCCCCAGGCGTTGCCCTCCTGGAAAGGCGCCGGATCGGCGGCCATCTTGGTCGTCAGGTCGCCGTCGCCGGCCACGTAGAACGCCGAGCCGTCGCCCCAGGTGCCCATCGGCCACTGCGCGCCGAAGTTCATGTACAGCGGGATGATGCCGGCGTCCTTCAGCTTTTTCGCCGCGTCATACAGCTCGTCAAGCGTCGTCGGAGCCTTGGCGATGCCGGCTTTCTCGAACGCCTTCTTGTTGTAGACGATGCCCTGCGTGTTGACGCCGGTCGTGATGCCGTAGCGCTTGCCCTCGAACGCGGAGTTGTCGGCGAAGTAGACGTCGTCGAACATGCTGTCCGGCAGCGGCTCGAAGTATTTCGGCAGGTCGGAGGCCGGCATGCCGCTCGGAATCATGAGCACGTCGCCCGTCTCGCCCGTCGTCAGGCGGGTCTTGATGTCCGTCGCGTAGTTGGTGAGGCCTTCGAACTCGACTTTCGCGTCCGGGTTCGTTTCCTGGAACTTCTTCAGGTAGCGGTCCATCGTGCCGTCGTTGATGTAGTCCGTGCGGTGCGTCAGCACCTTGATCGAGCCGCTCAGCGCGGCCTCGCCGCCGGAGGCGCCTTCGTTCACGGCCGTATTCGCGCTGCCGGACGCATTGCCCGCCGTATTCTCGGCGCCTTCGTTGCCGTTGCTGCCGCAAGCGGCCAGCATGGACAGGGACAGGACAGCCGTCATCGTAGCCAGAAGCGGTTTTCTCATCTCGTTTTCCCCCTGAGTCGTACGGATTCGTGTGGATCGATCGGTTGGTTGTTATCGCTTACATGGTCTATTTTAGCGCCCGCCGCCGGGCCTTAAAAAGGAACTGAAATGCGATTTCTTGTTTCCGCTTATGCTAACGCGCCTTCCTTTGTTAGCGATTCCAGGCGATGCAGCGCCTCCAGGCAGGCGCGTCCGTTATGGTACGGGCATTTCCAGGCGCCGATCTTGACCTGGGTCCGGTCCGGCCGGCCGTCGCGGGAAACCTGCCAGTGCCATTCGCCGCCGTCCCCGTCCCGCACATGCTGCTGGATGAAGCGCCAGCTGCGCTCCGCCGCCTGCAGGTAGCGCTCCTCGCCGCTCAGCTGATAGGCGTTCAGGAAGCCGACCATCGCCTCCGCCTGCGGCCACCAGTCCTTGCTGTCGTCGAGCCGTCCGTCCTCGTGTAGCTCGTTGAAGACGCCGCCGTCCTCGTCCACGCCCTCGCGCAGCGTCGCCTCGGCCATCTGCAGCGCCGCGCGCTCCGTCTGCTCCAGCAGCTCCGGATCGCCAAGCGCCTCCGCCGCCTCGCACAGCAGCCAGCTGCCCTCGATGTCGTGGCCGTAGCTCACGTCGCGGGTCGCGGAGGTCCAGGCATCGTCGAAGAACAGCTTGAAATGTCCGGTCTCCCCGTCGAGGATGCGCTCCAGATGAAGCTCGATCAGCTCGCGCAGCCGGTCCCGCAGTCCATCCG encodes:
- a CDS encoding DoxX family membrane protein, whose protein sequence is MAFQWWRTNLAAAAALLLLRLYAGWKWTSAGWGKLTGDEAFSAGGFVQNAIANPVLRSGTNEALYPTYVSFLKHFVSPQMGLFSLLVSWGELLVGLSLLLGLFTTAGAFFGLVMNFSFLFAGALSLNPWLILIGFLILTGGRNAGRFGLDPLVLPRLAALRPGKARPSSAAASGTAS
- the trxA gene encoding thioredoxin; amino-acid sequence: MAVALTKETFNESVQNGVALVDFWAPWCGPCKMQLPIVEELSTELEGKATIAKINVDEQPELASQFGVMSIPTLILFKDGQPVDKMVGVQSKDALKNKIQGQL
- a CDS encoding RrF2 family transcriptional regulator, yielding MNSEFTIAVHSLVYLAYVPERSASSEAIAENVCTNPARVRKVMGYLKRCGYVATREGSGGGYRLTAEPAQVTLNDIYQAIARGSLMPNWCSGDPDCECLVGSNMQEVMNGIFCGAEQRLEDYFQGLTIASVLERIHRCETC
- a CDS encoding aldo/keto reductase, producing MPRLGLGVWKVTEEGQVEQSIQDAVKAGYRSIDTAKAYGNEEGVGRAIRECGVPREELFVTTKVWNSDQGYDSTLKAFQDSLEKLGLDTLDLYLIHWPVKGKYKDTWRALEQLYKDGKVRAIGVCNFHVHHLEDLLQDAEIKPMVNQVEYHPLLSQVELRQYCQDQGIVLEAWSPLMQGNLDVPQIQELAEKHGKTPAQIVLRWDLQNGVVTIPKSTHEKRIRENADVFDFELSHEDMALLDGLNQDKRFGPDPDNFDF
- a CDS encoding ABC transporter substrate-binding protein is translated as MRKPLLATMTAVLSLSMLAACGSNGNEGAENTAGNASGSANTAVNEGASGGEAALSGSIKVLTHRTDYINDGTMDRYLKKFQETNPDAKVEFEGLTNYATDIKTRLTTGETGDVLMIPSGMPASDLPKYFEPLPDSMFDDVYFADNSAFEGKRYGITTGVNTQGIVYNKKAFEKAGIAKAPTTLDELYDAAKKLKDAGIIPLYMNFGAQWPMGTWGDGSAFYVAGDGDLTTKMAADPAPFQEGNAWGILAKIGRDFIENGWVEKDLYTNNWEMSKGEVASGKAAMYFLGNWVIPQVIGAGAAAEDIGFVPFPYDNSGKLNAPLGGDYMIGVSANSKNKELAIAWTDFFVKESGYVADSGFMPILKSEKAESPQLAEFQAANPTFIEGLPNNDKFAEIANKAQIGIGTGNYIQDLLLSKDLKAGLDELNKKWAKAKTDLGY